A stretch of Alligator mississippiensis isolate rAllMis1 chromosome 14, rAllMis1, whole genome shotgun sequence DNA encodes these proteins:
- the TRARG1 gene encoding trafficking regulator of GLUT4 1, producing the protein MAERALPPDPPETEQLLAGAERSLRGSRSCSGSLAGPGPGPPGPPSRAASGSISSASAAASTGQLQPAPPSPSLSRRGSAAAAQPAPPARPPDYLPLAILACFCPVWPVNVVALVFSIMSRNSRQQGDVDGAWRLGRMARLISTVCIILGTIIIVLYFSLNFTVFKKN; encoded by the exons ATGGCGGAGCGGGCGctgcccccggacccgcccgagACGGAGCAGCTGCTGGCGGGCGCGGAGCGCAGCCTAAGGGGGTCGCGGTCCTGCTCGGGCAGCCtggccggccccggccccgggccccCCGGGCCGCCCAGCCGCGCCGCCTCCGGCTCCATCTCCTCCGCCTCCGCCGCCGCCTCCAccgggcagctgcagcccgcGCCGCCGTCGCCCTCGTTGTCCCGCCGGGGCTCGGCCGCCGCCGCCCAGCCCGCGCCGCCCGCTCGCCCTCCCGACTACCTGCCGCTCGCCATCCTCGCCTGCTTCTGCCCCGTCTGGCCCGTCAACGTCGTGGCGCTCGTCTTCTCCATCATG TCAAGGaacagcaggcagcaaggggacGTGGAcggggcctggaggctggggcgCATGGCCAGGCTCATAAGCACAGTCTGCATCATCCTGGGAACCATCATCATTGTGCTCTACTTCTCGCTCAACTTTACAG